The Eriocheir sinensis breed Jianghai 21 chromosome 21, ASM2467909v1, whole genome shotgun sequence genome includes the window GGCTCTGTTGCTGGGCTTGTTCAATGCTGGTGAGGCTGTATTCCTGTGTTTATTCAATGCTTTGGGGGTCGTATTGCTTTTTTTGCTGAGTTCATCCAATGTTAAGGCTATGGCAGCATTTTCATCCTGTGTTGGTGGGGTtacgtttttgttgtttttacctGCAGTTGGTGGCGCTGTACTGCTACTCCTGCTGTGGCTAACCAGCGCTGGTGAGGATCCATCACcacccttcttgttttcatctgCAACTGATGGGAttatgttgctgttcttgttatcCATTGCTGATGGGGCTGTGTTGCTAGTTTTTTCAGTCACTATTGGTGAAGGTATGGTGCTGCTTTTCTCTAATAATGGTGAAGCTGTGGTGCTGCTTTTCTCTAATAATGGTGACCCTGTGGTGCTGCTTTTCTCTAATAATGGTGAAGGTATGGTGCTGCTTTTCTCTAATAATGGTGACCCTGTGGTGCTGCTTTTCTCTAATAATGGTGAAGCTGTGGTGCTGCTTTTCTCTAATAATGGTGAAGGTATGGTGCTGCTTTTCTCTAATAATGGTGACCCTGTGGTGCTGCTTTTCTCTAATAATGGTGAAGCTGTGGTGCTGCTTTTCTCTAATAATGGTGAAGCTGTGGTGCTGCTTTTCTCTAATAATGGTGAAGCTGTGGTGCTGCTTTTCTCTAATAATGGTGAAGCTGTGGTGCTGCTTTTCTCTAATAATGGTGAAGGTATGGTGCTGCTTTTCTCTAATAATGGTGACCCTGTGGTGCTGCTTTTCTCTAATAATGGTGAAGCTGTGGTGCTGCTTTTCTCTAATAATGGTGAAGCTGTGGTGCTGCTTTTCTCTAATAATGGTGAAGCTGTGGTGCTGCTTTTCTCTAATAATGGTGACCCTGTGGTGCTGCTTTTCTCTAATAATGGTGAAGCTGTGGTGCTGCTTTTCTCTAATAATGGTGAAGCTGTGGTGCTGCTTTTCTCTAATAATGGTGAAGCTGTGTTGCTGCCTTTCTTTTTGTCCACTATTGGTGAAGCTGTGTTGCTGCTTTTCTCTAATAATGGTGAAGCTGTGTTGCTGCCTTTCTTTTTGTCCACTATTGGTGAAGCTGTGGTGCTGCTTTTCTCTAATAATGGTGAAGCTGTGTTGCTGCTTTTCTTTTTGTCCACTATTGGTGAAGCTGTGTTGCTGCTTTTCTTTAATAGTGGTGAAGCTGTGTTGCTGCTTTTCTTTTTGTCCACTATTGGTGAAGCTGTGTTGCTGCTTTTCTCTAATAATGGTGAAGCTGTGTTGCTGCTTTTCTTTTTGTCCACTATTGGTGAAGCTGTGTTGCTGCTTTTCTCTAATAATGGTGAAGCTGTGGTGCTGCTTTTCTTTAATAATGGTGAAGCTGTGTTGCTGCTTTTCTTTTTGTCCACTATTGATGAAGCTGTGTTGCTGCTTTTCTTTTTGTCCACTATTGATGAAGCTGTGTTGCTGCTTTTCTTTTTGTCCACTATTGGTGAAGCTGTGTTGCTGCTTTTCTTTTTGTCCACTATTGATGAAGCTGTGTTGCTGCTTTTCTTTTTGTCCACTATTGGTGAAGCTGTGTTGCTGCTTTTCTTTTTGTCCACTATTGGTGAAGCTGTGTTGCTGCTTTTCTTTAATAATGGTGAAGCTGTGTTGCTGCTTTTCTTTAATAATGGTGAAGCTGTGTTGCTGCTTTTCTTTTTGTCCACTATTGGTGAAGCTGTGTTGCCTTTCTTCATGGGTGTACCAATTGTTGGTTGGGGTGTGTTAGAAGTTTTGTCCCATGCTGATACAGGTGTGTGACTGCTCTTGGTGTGTTGAGCCTTTGCTGGGGTTGTATTAATTTTCTTATATTTACTCTCAGCTGATGGTTCTGTGTTGCTATGTTCACTCACTGTTGGGTGGGTGTTGCTATCTttattctgtctgtttgttgAGTCTGTGTTGGCCTCCTTGCTGTGTTTATCCAGTGCTGATGAGGCAGCATTGTTGTCCTTTGTGTATTGAACCACTGCTGAAGTTTTGTTGTCTTTGCTGTCCTTACTCTGTAAGTTTTTAGCCTCAGAGACTACAGAGTGACTCGTATCTGGAGTTCCTGAAGCAGTGGTGTCCCTGGTGGGCTTCGCATTAGGGACAACAGATTGCCTTTCAGCTGCAATCATTACATTAGTGATAGCATCCTTTTTATGGTCATTCACAGTCTCTTTCTCCACTGACACAgcatcctgctcctccttcaaCAAGTTTTTAGGGCACTCGTCTTCAGGGTCACCCAAGTTCTCATCCGAAGCATCTGCAtcgtcctcctccgtctccgaCAAGATGATCCACTGCCCATTCTCATCATTCATCTCAGCATCAACACCTGTAATACAAGAAGCACACAACCTCAGATCATGTAGTTTAAAAAAAATTTCAGACAACCATTTGTATTTTTAGCATTTCCCTTATAACCTATTTTGAAGTTTCTTGACAGTACTAGGAGTTTTCTGCCTCCCGTCATCTGGTATTTAGTTATCTGTTTGCACAAAACAAATAATCTTTACCTTAAACATCTCAACTGTAAACTCACCTTTTGTAAGTGTAAATCTCTGAAGGTGTTGATCCCTTTCAATCATGGCCTTGTCCTCCTTGGGCAAAGTTACATCTTCACCCTGGATGACAATTTTGTCTTTCTCTGCTCTGAGAATctgatctttctcttttctttgtgaCTCTAGTCTCTTTATCTTGACAGTAACTTTATTTTCCTCTGACCCATTAGCTTGTTTATCCTTTTTTCTGAAAGAAACCTGCCCTTTCTCTGCTTTAGAAGTGATCTCGGCCATTAATATTCCAGAAGCTTTTGGAATTACTCCAGTCATTTTTGTTTTTGAAGTCCTCTGACCTCCAGAATTAAATTTATGTTTCTTTGTCTTGGGAGAAAGATGACTTTCATTTGCCCTTGAAATCAACAGACCTCCCTCTGCTCTGGGACTAAGCCTACCTTTTTCTGTGTTAGAAGTGAGGTGATCTTTCTCTGGCCCAGTTTGTTGTGGCCATTGTGCCATCCTCATCATCATGATCTCCTTGCCATCCCAGTGTTGCTGAACTGAGGCCTCTGCTGGGGCTCTTAATGCAGTCTTCTGGTGTACTTTTGGTGAGCTGTTACCTGGAATGTTTGAGGTATTTACTGGAGTCTTTCGTAAAGTCCTTTTTGGACTTAATCCTGAGGTATTCCCTGAAGTCCACGGGATGTTTATTGGGGTCTCATGCAGGACTTTTCGCGGGGTCTCAAGCAGGACTCTTCGCTGCGGGGACTCATGTTGGGTATTCTCTATTGTCACAAGGAAGTCCACCGGGGTCTCTGAAGCAATAGTCCAATGTGTTCCTTCTAGAGTGCTTCCAGGGTTGGTTGGTGTAAAGTCACGCTTGTCCAGCAGATCCTGCCTTACTGCTATCCTGGGGTGAGGAGGAAATGCTGAGTCAAATGTGGGAGGgacagggtgaagggagggtgctggtgctggtgttgcCCAGGATGTGTGTGCTACTGATGGGTTGTTGAACTGTATAGTGCTAGGGTACTGGGAGGATGCTGGGCCTGCCAAGTCTTCTgtattctcttcctctatctcagcTTCTTCCCCCGATGAAAATTCTGAAAACAATGAGGGTTTAGATTTGTGGACTATGTTCCTTAAGCAATAATGATTATATCTGGATAATATTTATATTTACAGCCAAGCCACACTGTAACAGTCTCTGCTCTCACAGATTTCAGTTCTGTTGGAGGTGTTCTTGGGTTCTTCCCCAAAAATAGAGGCAATGGACTTTACTTAACTTTTGAGCAGTCTCATGCatcaataaataatgaaaatacatttTGGTAATACATCCTGATTCGCCAATCTTGAGCTGAGTTTAGAGGGTTTACCAAATCACTCTTCCAAAAAATATCATCATATatgaacaaagaaggaaaacattACATTCATAAATCTCAGCATCAGATAATTTTCCTTACCTGCATCACTAAAGACAGCATCATCAATGTCTTTCTCAGCACTGGCAAAGTAAGCCAGAAAGTTCCCTAAGGCTGTGATccagtcttccttcccttccttgtacaGGTCCAGTGTTTTCATTAGAATGGGATATTTTGCTAAGTGTGGTTCCAACATCTTCAGCCAGGCACACTTCATATCATGGAAAAGtactctccatcttttccttttattgATCACTGGTATAGCTTTTTTACAGAGCTTGTACCACCTGTGTAAGTCTTCGTGTCTCCAATTATGTGGTTCGTGCAACAGGAACACAGGGGTAATGGGCGGCAGGAACACAGCAGAACCGTCTCCAAGGTCCTCAGACAAGAGCTCAGTAAATGTCTTTACATTAGTGATGAAACTTTCTATTTTCTGTGCAAAGCAGGCTTTCATCTCTTTATTGCTAATTGCCCCAGGAATATCCCACAAATGATAAACTTGGAGTATTTCTTTGCATTTGCGGGACACACATAGATCAAGCTTAGTACTGGGAACCATATGAAAGATATCTACAAGTATGACCCATAGAGTATCTTTTGGCCAGAGCTTCTGATACTCTTGGATTACAGTTCTGCCACTTCTATTCAGTGTTACCCTCTCAGGCACGACATGTATGGAGAACTGACAACACAGCTCATCCAGCTCAGCAGGGAGCTGGTCACCAATGATAACAACCTGTCTGAAAACTCGGTCCTCTTTGTTCGTCATTTTCTGTGAGTGGAGAGAAAGCATCTTTCCTACCTGGGATGAAGACTCAAGGAGACTTATGAATGGCATAATGGAAAGCTGTGATGATATCTTGACCCCTGACAAAACAAGTGGGTATTTCTCCAAAACTAATTTCACCACctgtttcatcattttcttccactCATTCCCAGATGTGCAGGCATGGGCAGCACCTCCGCCGAACAGTTTTGAGCACATCTTCTTGGAGCGATTCAGGTACTCAGTCATTAGGTTTAGAGAAATACCTTCTTCGAGCTTTCCAAAAACAACAGGCCATACTTCATATAATCTAGAGTAGACCATCTTTATTAAATCATATGTTTTTTTATCACATATGAAGAGTTTGTATGTTTCAGCAACACTGTGTAGCTCTTGATGATCCATGAATGTTTGTCCATCCAACACTGCTATTGGCACAGGAGGCACTACAAGCAGCAAGGCGCTGGACAAAATCCCACTCTCCAGTTGACTCTTGAATGTACTCACAGTATTCATCACCTCCTTAACCTTACACTCAATATTACCAACCCACTCACTCTTCTTTACAGAGAGGCTTTGGAGACTTGATATGCACTTATTATTATTTAAGCACTTGGGATAATCTTTGAGGTCAATGAAGTCAAGTAAACCAAAGCAGAGCATCCACACAGTGTTTACACTCCTTGGGACTTGGGAGTTATACTTCTTAACTATGTTTTCCATGGCACTTGGGTTGAGTTTCTGGTGTGTTATCAAAGTCACCTGAAAAGAACCATTCAGGGAGTTAACACTTAAATGCCCTCTATGAATACAaaacattatgaaaaaaaaacgggAGCACAGTGTAACAAGTACGTAACAGTGCAAACCATACAAAAGCCAAGATGAGCCATAAGTCATAAAGTGGGTAACAGGCTGCCTGATTAGCTAAATGACTAAATGGGGGAACTTTCCACTTCACGGACTAGATATCTAAGTGAACTCATCTAAACAAACATTACATGAAATCTAATTGACTGCTTAAATTAGCATGGGTGAAACAATCTTCAGTCTGGGTGAAATACTGTACTAACAAGACTGGATGACGACATGGCTGACAAGCATTACATGGATCTGAGCGACTGCACTCATACTCTTCTCAACAACATTTAAGATGCAAGGTTTACCAGCTAACttgtttactgactgactggttgggtgataTATAGTAAAACCCTCTGGCTGCCACCATACCTTTTTATAATATAGAAATGGGTCTATTATGTCGAGGAGAACATTGTTGTGCTTGGCGTCACCGACCACCACCACATGCACGTCCCCGCCACTGCTGAAACACACACTGGCATTACCACTTGTCTGCTGCATGTGCTCACCAGGAAATAGGAAAGCAAACTTTACAGGTTTAAAGAAATATTGCCCTTAGCCAGGACTCAGTCACCAAGAAGCTGAAATAGCCAATTAGTGTCCGAGATGCTATTGCATTTGGCCAACAAGGGGCCGGGAGGGACTCTGCTCTTGTCTGGTGCACCCTTGTTGGTGTCACCCcacattattattttgttttaaaATGTTGATAATTGTGTCTCATATTTTTGCTTGACTGACTTGCCTCACCGCCACACAGACTGAATTATTTATCACTTCCAAAATTATTTGTGATAAATTGAGGATAATCATTTATCATAACTGTCCCAAAGTCAGGAATCCTGTTAAACAAAAACTATTAAATTCCCCAAGTGTAAAGAGTCATGTGAAGGTAGTGCATGTGTagtgttaagtttcctaaatctATGGTTTTCAAACACTTTTGGATGTGACTCAACATGGGGTTTATGCATTACCCTTATGACCCCTTTCATGGCCCACAATGAGCAACACTTTATCCAGTACAGATTCATCAGTCTGTTGGAAGAGCCGACCCAGTGAGTAGAATCCTAAAACCTCGTACTGGGTCATGACCTGTACTTTGAAGAACCTTGCTGTTAGTTACTTACGGTGGAGATACAGGTCCCTGACTCTTTGCCTTGGGTTTCACCTTGAGAAAGAAACACATTTAACATTAGTCTTCAGTGACATAAGCCTTCCACATTTTTTATATACAGCTCTGATGCCCTATTCCCTTGCTGAACTTCCCTTGAGAGGTTGTCATGGTAAAATACTCTCTACTGTGGTGGGCACGTTTCTGCTAATCCACAGAGCTAACTTTTTTTATTAGTGGATTAGTGTTTTCACTAAAGTTAGAAACTGTCAGTGGACCAATTAGCTTCTGCTAAGTTTGGTTCTACTTACAGATCTCATAcatttttgtttctgtttgttgTTGACCTATCTCTAACAGTTAGTTAGGCACACTACTGGCTGACCACCTGTAAACGTTTCAAGACGTCACTGTTTGACACCCCAGCAACTGAGCAGCATTATGTAATTCTGCAGTTCTGAGTTCCATTCACTTAGCCATGATGTTTTCATGTTACACCAGAGTATGTTATGGCCTATAGCACTATTTGGATATGTACTTTGTTCTATAGTGCTATTCAGATATCTACTTTGCCTTACAACACTACACTTTAAGGCTCATTTACTTATCATTTAACTTCAGTCTTCAAAGATCCAAGACATACTATAAACAATGATGGAAATTTATTTACATCACTATAAAATATCTATTTTCCCTATGTCAATGTTCAGTGGTTCAGTAGCAAGGAATCTGCAATATACAAATATTCACAACATGAAAGTAAGTACTGAGCATGTTAGTTACGTACAACTGTTGCATCTCTTTTCCGAATACATCAATAGTAATGATAAAGACATCAAGGAAAGTCAGAGTACATGACGTATATTATGCAAA containing:
- the LOC127001442 gene encoding uncharacterized protein LOC127001442, translated to MASGSDVSHTPGRSGSNGPHSRGSSMADKASTHAEELLPLVLNDGSPRATSTCGEALVLNPKKKQKTFNAKYTTTHSVFAASTPPTRAPATTTTTVTNTKTPTITTRDLTTTTTTTKAATSTPQTTTALQHNGTAVSPKQGRMTAASFFEVEDDETETRGTKRKREALESSAPPLTVSLQSTNTVVASHIPNPKILPEKIVLLIDRQDAYLKSFYYPKVSHIYDNKLNFENAFSMIKKTGNVYKNTLFVMLCGTMSALKREINKECHLFLCKEPLYNYCLQDSRAPNPQEHLINEAKALRKKITAMENCDIIFSGMLPVKIDRAEAYEAERHYSQTGHQVRVNSSRCEGLYNGLCAGLREFNKWAKEDATLLGFPNWSLVDVYTADDSSAPENSDQHYTNLREDGSSSSNGSSKSPPAECSNQQHAEDVMKDTRSIPSTESHRPSQDSITHTTGDNENPTENSISPNSPPESCTSHQTFTHPTEANGVTLTKECTMKRCLAIKKRVAKIFARVMKLRGTQKPPVADAKKNDKVKPKAKSQGPVSPPSGGDVHVVVVGDAKHNNVLLDIIDPFLYYKKVTLITHQKLNPSAMENIVKKYNSQVPRSVNTVWMLCFGLLDFIDLKDYPKCLNNNKCISSLQSLSVKKSEWVGNIECKVKEVMNTVSTFKSQLESGILSSALLLVVPPVPIAVLDGQTFMDHQELHSVAETYKLFICDKKTYDLIKMVYSRLYEVWPVVFGKLEEGISLNLMTEYLNRSKKMCSKLFGGGAAHACTSGNEWKKMMKQVVKLVLEKYPLVLSGVKISSQLSIMPFISLLESSSQVGKMLSLHSQKMTNKEDRVFRQVVIIGDQLPAELDELCCQFSIHVVPERVTLNRSGRTVIQEYQKLWPKDTLWVILVDIFHMVPSTKLDLCVSRKCKEILQVYHLWDIPGAISNKEMKACFAQKIESFITNVKTFTELLSEDLGDGSAVFLPPITPVFLLHEPHNWRHEDLHRWYKLCKKAIPVINKRKRWRVLFHDMKCAWLKMLEPHLAKYPILMKTLDLYKEGKEDWITALGNFLAYFASAEKDIDDAVFSDAEFSSGEEAEIEEENTEDLAGPASSQYPSTIQFNNPSVAHTSWATPAPAPSLHPVPPTFDSAFPPHPRIAVRQDLLDKRDFTPTNPGSTLEGTHWTIASETPVDFLVTIENTQHESPQRRVLLETPRKVLHETPINIPWTSGNTSGLSPKRTLRKTPVNTSNIPGNSSPKVHQKTALRAPAEASVQQHWDGKEIMMMRMAQWPQQTGPEKDHLTSNTEKGRLSPRAEGGLLISRANESHLSPKTKKHKFNSGGQRTSKTKMTGVIPKASGILMAEITSKAEKGQVSFRKKDKQANGSEENKVTVKIKRLESQRKEKDQILRAEKDKIVIQGEDVTLPKEDKAMIERDQHLQRFTLTKGVDAEMNDENGQWIILSETEEDDADASDENLGDPEDECPKNLLKEEQDAVSVEKETVNDHKKDAITNVMIAAERQSVVPNAKPTRDTTASGTPDTSHSVVSEAKNLQSKDSKDNKTSAVVQYTKDNNAASSALDKHSKEANTDSTNRQNKDSNTHPTVSEHSNTEPSAESKYKKINTTPAKAQHTKSSHTPVSAWDKTSNTPQPTIGTPMKKGNTASPIVDKKKSSNTASPLLKKSSNTASPLLKKSSNTASPIVDKKKSSNTASPIVDKKKSSNTASSIVDKKKSSNTASPIVDKKKSSNTASSIVDKKKSSNTASSIVDKKKSSNTASPLLKKSSTTASPLLEKSSNTASPIVDKKKSSNTASPLLEKSSNTASPIVDKKKSSNTASPLLKKSSNTASPIVDKKKSSNTASPLLEKSSTTASPIVDKKKGSNTASPLLEKSSNTASPIVDKKKGSNTASPLLEKSSTTASPLLEKSSTTASPLLEKSSTTGSPLLEKSSTTASPLLEKSSTTASPLLEKSSTTASPLLEKSSTTGSPLLEKSSTIPSPLLEKSSTTASPLLEKSSTTASPLLEKSSTTASPLLEKSSTTASPLLEKSSTTGSPLLEKSSTIPSPLLEKSSTTASPLLEKSSTTGSPLLEKSSTIPSPLLEKSSTTGSPLLEKSSTTASPLLEKSSTIPSPIVTEKTSNTAPSAMDNKNSNIIPSVADENKKGGDGSSPALVSHSRSSSTAPPTAGKNNKNVTPPTQDENAAIALTLDELSKKSNTTPKALNKHRNTASPALNKPSNRAPSALDGPIEDSSPPMAQFPCLAKPQSTHNKTDNYEASAEQGIPPDPQETEEDLSYVEVLSNTNSVEIIILTSSDEEQESLGYYPEDCQSMRVQAIPQIGSQPCGESLNSPNECSFVESELLQEDFCGAVVTETKSVMGGSPGGGDRGSSQPLGRKRKLSFSNRSSDSLSSSSTSSSSDLNSMEGCLRGLWEQLRGTSRLLWHTYLLTPEAHPDFEEKLTAFNTQYKESNGGAAQQDPEHREKAWRVFWRDWVKKELQEEKQKSELLYEKFRTVIENSQRASGENQPKQAKVNKENHTLEGDCANTNAGVIQEEDYCIVLESPPGVNQKSSCVSSNILSQLPSSTDQARCTSLSVSPIKSKQLAPSVDLRKSKSRKRKKKRKTSSSLNSCLAQMSRCHQMISNISSAALENETAPHNPSLNTKATESCKRRVHLILRCFKMVSEFGVTLGAQSLAVVPIIKAVLDVGVQSDKVLDILSEPNNVNVMKMCSDKFRQTGEQAKGAYREKLLQCNSDIDELIENISARVLSQEMIEGLHIPTIAKMTAQKDTSSVLEFVREALAMRNVHNPPKSLVNKLFMAVSTQHSIMATQSSPEIEQTTLGTS